A single genomic interval of Parasegetibacter sp. NRK P23 harbors:
- a CDS encoding GNAT family N-acetyltransferase, whose product MENQSIIIRVATPDDKHYATTITDEMESSAKARGTGIAKRSPEYVATKMEEGKAVIAHTPDGTWVGFCYIETWEGEYVANSGLIVSPEFRKSGVAKGIKKRIFDLSREKYPDAKLFGLTTGLAVMKINSELGYEPVTYSELTQDEAFWAGCKSCVNYDILMSKERKNCMCTAMLYDPKDHYEPKETKEHFEEKSKVYERLLRFKQNRLVKLLRLGKEKSSFIRSLFHF is encoded by the coding sequence TTGGAAAATCAATCCATTATTATCAGAGTAGCTACTCCTGATGATAAACACTACGCTACCACTATTACCGACGAAATGGAGTCTTCCGCGAAAGCGCGTGGAACAGGCATCGCCAAACGTTCTCCCGAATACGTTGCCACGAAAATGGAGGAAGGAAAAGCCGTTATCGCCCATACCCCCGATGGTACCTGGGTGGGCTTCTGCTATATTGAAACCTGGGAAGGCGAATATGTGGCCAACAGCGGGCTGATCGTTTCCCCCGAATTCAGGAAAAGTGGCGTCGCCAAAGGAATCAAGAAAAGAATATTCGACCTCAGTCGCGAAAAATACCCCGATGCAAAGCTGTTTGGTCTAACCACCGGTCTCGCTGTGATGAAGATCAACAGCGAACTCGGGTATGAACCCGTGACTTACTCCGAACTCACCCAGGATGAAGCTTTCTGGGCCGGCTGTAAAAGCTGTGTGAACTACGACATCCTGATGAGCAAGGAGCGTAAGAACTGCATGTGCACCGCCATGCTCTACGATCCGAAAGATCATTACGAACCAAAGGAGACCAAAGAACATTTCGAAGAAAAATCGAAAGTGTACGAACGCCTGCTGCGTTTCAAACAGAACAGGCTCGTGAAGCTCCTGCGCCTGGGAAAAGAGAAATCTTCTTTTATCCGGTCGCTCTTCCATTTTTAA
- a CDS encoding argininosuccinate synthase — MAKKVVLGFSGGLDTSYCVKYLGEDKGYEVHSIIVNTGGFTREELEKIEQHAYKLGVKTHTTVNAVKSYYDSIIRFLVYGNVLKNNTYPLSVSAERLSQALHIAEHVKTLNADAVAHGSTGAGNDQVRFDMIFNIMIPGVEIITPIRDLKLSREEEIAYLKGKNVDMNFEKSMYSINKGLWGTSVGGKETLNSRGVLPEEAWPTQVTATGTEEVKLSFEKGELKAVNDQSFEHPTDAIINLQSIAGKYGVGRDIHVGDTIIGIKGRVGFEAAAPMVILKAHHALEKHVLTKWQLNWKDQLALFYGNWLHEGQIMDPVMRDIEAYFISSQENVTGDVFVQLKPYHFVVSGIESSFDLMSSKFGKYGEMNNGWSGEDVRGFSKIFGNQTMIYHQVKESN; from the coding sequence ATGGCTAAAAAAGTTGTACTCGGTTTCAGCGGAGGTCTGGATACCTCCTACTGTGTTAAATATCTCGGTGAAGACAAAGGTTACGAAGTGCACTCCATTATCGTGAATACCGGAGGTTTTACGCGGGAAGAGCTGGAAAAGATTGAACAACACGCCTACAAGCTGGGTGTGAAAACGCATACCACCGTGAACGCGGTGAAAAGTTATTACGATTCCATCATCCGTTTCCTGGTATATGGAAATGTGCTGAAGAACAATACTTATCCCCTCAGTGTTTCCGCGGAGCGCCTGAGCCAGGCTTTACACATCGCGGAGCACGTGAAAACACTGAACGCCGATGCCGTGGCACACGGTAGTACCGGTGCCGGAAATGACCAGGTGCGCTTTGACATGATTTTTAATATCATGATCCCCGGCGTGGAAATCATCACCCCGATCCGTGACCTGAAACTCAGTCGCGAAGAAGAGATCGCTTACCTAAAGGGCAAGAATGTGGACATGAACTTTGAAAAGTCCATGTATTCCATCAACAAAGGCCTGTGGGGAACAAGTGTGGGCGGAAAAGAAACCCTCAACTCACGGGGAGTATTACCCGAAGAAGCATGGCCCACGCAGGTGACCGCCACCGGTACCGAAGAAGTGAAGCTTAGCTTTGAAAAAGGAGAGCTGAAAGCTGTGAATGATCAGTCTTTCGAGCATCCAACAGATGCGATCATTAACCTTCAGTCTATCGCCGGGAAATACGGCGTGGGCCGCGATATACATGTGGGCGACACCATTATCGGAATCAAGGGCCGCGTTGGATTTGAAGCCGCCGCTCCCATGGTGATCCTGAAAGCGCACCACGCGCTGGAAAAGCACGTGCTCACCAAATGGCAGCTCAACTGGAAAGACCAACTGGCATTGTTCTACGGCAACTGGCTGCATGAAGGACAGATCATGGATCCCGTAATGCGCGACATAGAAGCCTACTTCATCAGCTCTCAGGAAAATGTTACCGGTGATGTATTTGTGCAGCTGAAGCCTTACCATTTCGTTGTTTCAGGCATCGAATCCAGCTTCGACCTCATGAGCAGTAAATTTGGTAAGTATGGTGAGATGAACAACGGATGGAGCGGAGAAGATGTGCGTGGCTTCAGTAAGATCTTCGGCAACCAAACGATGATTTACCACCAGGTGAAGGAAAGTAATTGA